GGTCTGTGCGGCGGCTATCAGATGCTGGGCCGGACGATACACGATCCGCAGGGGCTGGAGGGGCAGCCCGGCAGCTCGCCTGGTCTTGGGGTGCTCGAGGTCGAAACGACGCTGGAAGCCGAGAAACAGTTGCGAAATGTGAGTGGTCACTTGTCTCTGCCGGGCCGCCCGGCCATGACTGGCTACGAAATTCATCTTGGCGTGACGCGGGGCGAGGGCCTGGCCAACAGCGCCATCCGGTTGGCTGACGGTCGCTACGATGGCGCCATTTCAGCTGATGGTCAGGTGTTTGCGACCTACTGCCACGGGGTTTTCGATCATCCCGAGGCGTTGACTGGGTTACTCGCCTGGGCCGGTATGGCAGAAAGCCAACCGGTCGATTTTGCCGCCCGCCGCGAGGCTGATCTCGAGCGTCTGGCGGATTCGGTCGAGGCGGCACTCGACTGGTCAAAAATGGATGCCCTGCTCATCAATCAGGCACTGGACTGAACGCCGGTTCTGCTGTGATCGGTGCGCATCGCCTGACTAAGGTGGGGCGAGCGGCACCCCATTCGGGGCTTCTTCGTGCTTGATGCGCTTGAGGGCTACTTGCCGCTGGATTTCCCGCAGGTCTTTTTCCCGACCGTGCAGGGAATATTGGGCGCGTAGGGTGGCGAACACTTTCTTGGCATCGGCGCTGGCCATCAGTTGTTCGGCGTGCAGGTCAGCCAGTTCATGGTCGTTGAGGCCAAGGGCGGCGCGCATGATGTCCATGCGGTGGGTGGCCTCGAAATCGGCACTGAGCATGGCCGGGCGAAGCCCGGAAAAACGCGGGGTGCCCTTTTCCACCGAACTGATGGCGAGCAGTGCGGCGAAGCTGGCTTGTCCGGACAGGGTCATTTTTTGTACTTCCGTGTCCCGGATACCCAACAGGACTTTTTCGGCGGTGATCTTGTCGCCGGCATTGACGTGACTCCGGGCAATGGCCAGCCGATCTTCTGCCGATATGGCACCGGGCATGGTGTCATTGGCGATCACGTCAGCCATCGCCGCCAGTGCCACTTCGGTGTCGCCATTCAGCGTGGCGGCTTCAGCCAGCAGCCGTTTGCGAACGTAGTTGCGCGGTGTTTTTTTGGCCATTTCATCGAGAATCTGCTGGGCTTCGCTGTGTTCTCCCTGGGCCATGCAGATGCTCGCCTTGAGATCACCGGCATCGAAAAAATGCGGCGTTTCGGCGACCACCCGGTCAATTTCCGCGCGGGCCTCCTGCAGGCGGTTCTGCTTGTGCAAGGAACGGGCGACGCCAGCCCGGGCCCACGGGAACTCAAAGTTTTCGAGAATGTCTCGATAGGCGCTTTCGGCTGATTTTGCATCACCGCTGGCCAGGAAAACCTCGGCTCGCTGACGCAGGACTTCGAAGCGGTAAGGCCGTCCGGCTTCGCTCTTGCCGGTCGCTTCGAGAATGGCCAGGGCTCTGGCGTATTCCTGCTTGCGTTTCTCTTTGTAAT
The DNA window shown above is from Dechloromonas sp. HYN0024 and carries:
- a CDS encoding response regulator yields the protein MADYSKKRFLVIDDQPQARDALRTVALQLGAFSVEFATNYQDAIFRIRNNAPDIILCDYMLGEGRSGQQLLEELRRFSLLADETIFMMVTGEQTYEQVVSAVELIPDDYIIKPFSPDKLLLRLERIVAKKLFFAAYYKEKRKQEYARALAILEATGKSEAGRPYRFEVLRQRAEVFLASGDAKSAESAYRDILENFEFPWARAGVARSLHKQNRLQEARAEIDRVVAETPHFFDAGDLKASICMAQGEHSEAQQILDEMAKKTPRNYVRKRLLAEAATLNGDTEVALAAMADVIANDTMPGAISAEDRLAIARSHVNAGDKITAEKVLLGIRDTEVQKMTLSGQASFAALLAISSVEKGTPRFSGLRPAMLSADFEATHRMDIMRAALGLNDHELADLHAEQLMASADAKKVFATLRAQYSLHGREKDLREIQRQVALKRIKHEEAPNGVPLAPP